A region of Leclercia adecarboxylata DNA encodes the following proteins:
- a CDS encoding helix-turn-helix domain-containing protein has product MQFVFEKIHEHYRTLDLNKHQEDVIACAKTFSFNANEPLIIEPGSIYYVSEGVLSIAMDEDPRIIGTTIEFMPVGLLEWMCPVISFNYMTLTAVTILQISVDDFERIFYDTSKSYMKELTTILSYMLIVALDVHVERRTDSGYHTIKAMLRRYLYRRSVNTKENEGIANFIIRRTNLSRSYVFRVLAELKEGQYITVKKGKLISIDRTLPHDF; this is encoded by the coding sequence ATGCAGTTTGTCTTTGAAAAAATTCATGAGCACTACCGGACTCTTGACCTTAATAAGCACCAGGAGGACGTTATTGCTTGTGCAAAAACTTTTTCATTCAACGCAAATGAACCACTTATTATAGAGCCAGGTTCAATTTATTATGTTTCGGAAGGCGTATTATCAATCGCAATGGATGAAGATCCCAGAATCATTGGTACTACTATCGAATTTATGCCCGTCGGTCTACTGGAGTGGATGTGCCCGGTCATCTCCTTCAACTATATGACGCTTACTGCTGTAACAATATTACAAATAAGTGTGGATGATTTTGAACGGATATTTTACGACACATCTAAGAGTTATATGAAAGAGCTGACGACAATTCTTTCCTATATGCTCATTGTGGCTTTAGATGTTCATGTCGAGAGAAGAACAGATTCTGGCTATCACACTATCAAAGCCATGTTACGGCGCTATCTTTACCGAAGAAGCGTGAATACCAAGGAAAATGAGGGGATTGCGAACTTTATCATTCGCAGAACCAATCTCTCCAGAAGTTATGTTTTTCGGGTGCTCGCAGAATTAAAGGAAGGGCAATATATCACTGTTAAAAAAGGGAAACTGATTTCAATCGACAGGACCCTGCCACATGATTTTTAG
- a CDS encoding pirin family protein encodes MITTRTAKQCGQADFGWLQARYTFSFGHYFDPKLLGYASLRVLNQEVLAPGASFQPRTYPKVDILNLILEGEAEYRDSEGNHVQAKAGEALLIATQPGISYSEHNLSKDKTLTRLQLWLDACPERENPLLQKIDLLDAKQQLLASPDGSSGSLQLRQQVWLHHIELDKGERLSFQLHGPRAYLQSIHGTVHAQTPAEEREALTCGDGAFIRDEANITLVADTPLRALLIDLPV; translated from the coding sequence ATGATTACGACAAGAACAGCTAAACAGTGCGGACAAGCCGATTTCGGTTGGCTGCAGGCCCGCTACACCTTTTCCTTTGGACACTACTTTGACCCGAAACTGCTGGGCTATGCCTCTTTGCGTGTACTGAACCAGGAAGTTCTCGCACCGGGGGCCTCGTTCCAGCCGCGTACCTATCCAAAAGTGGATATCCTGAACCTGATCCTTGAAGGCGAAGCAGAGTACCGCGACAGCGAGGGCAACCATGTCCAGGCGAAAGCCGGTGAAGCATTGCTGATAGCCACCCAGCCCGGCATCAGCTATAGCGAACATAACCTCAGCAAAGACAAGACGCTGACGCGTCTGCAGCTGTGGCTGGATGCCTGCCCGGAGCGGGAAAACCCGCTGCTGCAGAAGATCGACCTGCTGGATGCGAAACAGCAGCTGCTGGCCTCGCCGGATGGCAGTTCAGGCAGCCTGCAACTTCGCCAGCAGGTGTGGCTGCACCATATCGAACTGGATAAAGGGGAGCGTCTGAGTTTTCAGCTGCACGGCCCGCGCGCCTACCTGCAATCTATTCACGGCACGGTACATGCGCAGACCCCAGCAGAGGAGCGTGAAGCGTTAACCTGCGGGGATGGGGCGTTTATCCGCGACGAGGCGAATATCACGCTGGTAGCCGACACGCCTTTGCGTGCGCTGCTGATTGATTTGCCTGTCTGA
- a CDS encoding Spy/CpxP family protein refolding chaperone codes for MKKIFRIALLTASLTGFAGVAQAAEVTTAPQPAQDPVVQQLKLSSEQTAKIKALHQQLEENVNKIPTNDVKNGTLIDVIQSGKWDEKAVKGQLAAIGHIEEQARYYRVKYYFDVSQVLTPEQRAEVRSQIAQAMSQ; via the coding sequence ATGAAAAAGATTTTCCGTATCGCGCTGCTGACGGCATCGCTGACAGGCTTTGCTGGCGTGGCACAGGCGGCAGAGGTGACAACTGCGCCGCAGCCTGCCCAGGATCCTGTCGTTCAGCAATTGAAACTCAGCAGTGAGCAGACCGCGAAGATTAAGGCTCTGCACCAGCAACTGGAAGAAAACGTCAATAAGATTCCGACCAACGACGTAAAAAATGGCACGCTGATCGACGTGATCCAGTCTGGTAAATGGGATGAGAAAGCGGTGAAGGGCCAGCTGGCTGCGATCGGCCACATTGAGGAGCAGGCGCGTTACTATCGCGTGAAATATTACTTCGATGTGAGCCAGGTTCTGACTCCGGAACAGCGCGCCGAGGTACGCTCACAGATTGCCCAGGCCATGAGCCAGTAA
- a CDS encoding DUF1254 domain-containing protein, whose protein sequence is MKLKYLTVATALIFSAGVTAQSAPLTIPQATKFDELATTPAEVTMPESYVKAIAQQAYIWGWPMVNQFNRRETITKAPYPALNGGMVPVAPMGQLSMLTDYIKPQETFVTCPNQDVAYGLGFFELDKEPAVIQVPDFGERFWVYAIYDARTNQIGNVGKPYGTKPGFYLLVGPNWKGETPKGFEGVIHSSTEMANVIPRIQMDDTPDDRAAIQAPIKEVMTYPLSEFTGKMKSYEYSTIPAIGDKPDPNSGETRWVVPEKFFDQFANVLNKVPPLPGEEAMYTQYRHLVEAGKKDPQIRKWMDEAAVQTDKTVIADFFKWKNNGVPAGNGWNRSKNNAQFGVDYYNRTGTSKSNMFDNKPDETQYFYTDNAGNGSQLSGDHDYTVTFPRGGLPPVKGFWSLTLYNSKHLFSPNELNRYSLGTKNQNLKYNADGSLTLYVSKTNPGEAKVNNWLPAPDGVFSLYIRAYWGEKAILDGTWQPPKIEMTK, encoded by the coding sequence ATGAAGCTTAAATATCTGACAGTAGCGACCGCCCTGATATTCAGCGCTGGCGTAACGGCACAGTCCGCTCCTTTAACCATTCCTCAGGCGACAAAGTTTGATGAACTGGCAACCACACCGGCAGAAGTGACGATGCCGGAATCTTATGTCAAAGCCATCGCGCAGCAGGCCTATATCTGGGGCTGGCCGATGGTAAACCAGTTTAACCGTCGCGAGACGATCACCAAAGCGCCGTATCCTGCGCTGAATGGCGGCATGGTGCCCGTCGCGCCGATGGGTCAGCTGAGCATGCTGACCGACTATATCAAGCCGCAGGAGACCTTTGTGACCTGTCCAAACCAGGATGTGGCTTACGGCCTGGGCTTCTTTGAACTGGATAAAGAGCCGGCGGTCATTCAGGTTCCTGATTTTGGCGAGCGCTTCTGGGTCTATGCTATCTATGACGCGCGTACGAATCAGATTGGTAATGTGGGCAAACCCTACGGGACCAAACCGGGCTTCTATCTTCTGGTTGGGCCTAACTGGAAAGGGGAGACGCCAAAAGGCTTCGAAGGCGTAATACATTCATCCACTGAGATGGCGAACGTTATCCCGCGCATTCAGATGGATGATACCCCAGACGATCGCGCCGCAATTCAGGCCCCCATCAAAGAGGTGATGACGTACCCGCTCAGCGAATTCACGGGCAAAATGAAGTCATATGAATACTCTACAATCCCGGCGATTGGTGATAAACCGGATCCAAATTCCGGTGAAACCCGGTGGGTTGTTCCAGAAAAATTCTTTGACCAGTTTGCTAACGTGTTGAATAAAGTTCCGCCACTGCCGGGTGAAGAGGCCATGTATACCCAGTATCGTCATCTGGTTGAGGCCGGTAAAAAGGATCCGCAAATTCGTAAATGGATGGACGAAGCCGCAGTTCAAACGGATAAAACCGTCATCGCCGATTTCTTTAAATGGAAAAATAATGGCGTACCGGCGGGCAACGGCTGGAACCGTTCGAAGAATAATGCCCAGTTCGGGGTCGATTATTACAACCGTACCGGGACGTCAAAATCGAATATGTTCGATAATAAGCCTGATGAAACCCAATATTTCTACACCGACAATGCGGGTAACGGCAGCCAGCTTTCAGGCGATCATGATTACACGGTGACATTCCCGCGAGGGGGCCTTCCGCCTGTTAAGGGATTCTGGTCATTGACGCTGTACAACAGTAAGCATCTGTTCAGCCCGAACGAACTGAATCGTTATTCGCTGGGGACAAAAAATCAGAACCTCAAATATAACGCTGATGGTTCGCTGACGCTGTATGTGAGCAAAACCAATCCGGGTGAGGCAAAAGTGAATAACTGGCTTCCGGCGCCTGACGGAGTTTTCTCACTCTATATCCGCGCCTACTGGGGTGAAAAAGCCATTCTTGATGGCACCTGGCAGCCACCAAAAATTGAAATGACGAAGTAA
- a CDS encoding LysR family transcriptional regulator has protein sequence MAKERALTLEALRVMDAIDRRGSFAAAADELGRVPSALSYTMQKLEEELDVVLFDRSGHRTKFTNVGRMLLERGRVLLEAADKLTTDAEALARGWETHLTLVTEALVPTAALYPLVERLADKANTQLSIITEVLAGAWERLEQGRADIVIAPDMHFRSSSEINSRKLYTVMNVYVAAPDHPIHQEPEPLSEVTRVKYRGVAVADTARERPVLTVQLLDKQPRLTVSTLEDKRQALLAGLGVATMPYPFVEKDIAEGRLRVVSPEYTSEVDIIMAWRRDSMGEAKSWCLREIQKLFTQK, from the coding sequence ATGGCTAAAGAGAGAGCATTGACCCTTGAAGCGCTGCGCGTGATGGACGCCATCGATCGTCGCGGTAGCTTCGCTGCAGCAGCAGATGAACTGGGGCGCGTGCCATCTGCCCTGAGCTACACCATGCAGAAGCTGGAAGAAGAGCTGGATGTGGTGCTGTTTGACCGCTCCGGTCACCGAACAAAATTCACCAACGTCGGGCGAATGCTGCTGGAGCGCGGGCGCGTGTTGCTGGAAGCGGCGGATAAGCTGACCACCGACGCCGAAGCGCTGGCCCGCGGCTGGGAAACGCACCTGACGCTGGTCACCGAAGCGCTGGTACCTACTGCGGCACTCTACCCGCTGGTGGAGCGTCTGGCGGATAAAGCCAATACCCAGCTTTCCATTATCACCGAAGTGCTTGCCGGGGCGTGGGAGCGTCTGGAGCAGGGCCGGGCGGATATTGTGATTGCGCCGGACATGCACTTCCGCTCTTCGTCGGAGATCAACTCCCGCAAGCTCTATACCGTAATGAATGTGTACGTTGCCGCGCCGGATCACCCGATTCATCAGGAGCCCGAGCCGCTGTCTGAAGTGACCCGCGTAAAATACCGCGGCGTGGCGGTGGCCGATACCGCCCGCGAGCGTCCGGTGTTAACCGTTCAGCTGCTTGATAAGCAGCCGCGCCTCACCGTCAGTACGCTGGAAGATAAACGTCAGGCGCTGCTGGCCGGTTTGGGTGTGGCCACCATGCCGTATCCGTTTGTCGAAAAAGATATTGCCGAAGGGCGTCTGCGGGTTGTCAGCCCGGAGTACACAAGCGAAGTGGATATCATTATGGCGTGGCGTCGTGACAGCATGGGCGAGGCCAAATCCTGGTGTCTGCGCGAGATCCAGAAGCTCTTTACCCAGAAGTAA